One genomic segment of Petrotoga sp. 9PWA.NaAc.5.4 includes these proteins:
- the amrB gene encoding AmmeMemoRadiSam system protein B yields MKRKAVVAGTFYPSNPQKLKNTLKNFYGENFSPDTNHIISPMGIITPHAGYIYSGETAVKAYKRVFEQGIAKRVILIGPNHTGLGSPISLFEEGSWETPLGTIDVDDKACQKIIKDLNLSNDPFAHFKEHSLEVQLPFLQFVLSNNFKIVPICLMDQRLETAKKIAYVIRNLLKEGDLVIASTDMNHYENHLTTIEKDNKVIQAIQNMDVEAMYDTIKRYNITMCGFGAVAALLNIGFKKVEIIDHTTSGDKSGDYNAVVGYLSAVFEGF; encoded by the coding sequence GTGAAGAGAAAAGCAGTAGTGGCAGGCACTTTTTATCCTTCAAACCCGCAAAAGTTAAAAAATACCCTTAAAAATTTTTACGGTGAAAATTTCAGTCCTGACACAAATCATATAATTTCACCGATGGGAATTATAACTCCCCATGCTGGTTATATATATTCTGGTGAAACAGCTGTGAAAGCCTATAAAAGAGTTTTTGAACAAGGTATTGCTAAAAGAGTAATTTTAATTGGCCCAAATCATACTGGATTAGGATCACCAATATCTTTGTTTGAAGAAGGAAGTTGGGAAACACCCCTTGGAACAATTGATGTAGATGATAAGGCTTGCCAAAAGATTATAAAAGATTTGAATTTAAGCAACGACCCATTCGCGCATTTTAAAGAACATAGTTTGGAAGTGCAATTACCTTTTTTACAATTTGTACTGAGCAATAATTTCAAAATAGTTCCTATATGCTTAATGGATCAGAGATTAGAAACTGCAAAAAAAATAGCGTATGTTATAAGAAACTTGCTGAAAGAAGGAGATTTAGTAATTGCTTCCACAGATATGAATCATTATGAGAATCATTTAACAACTATAGAAAAAGATAATAAAGTTATACAAGCAATTCAAAACATGGATGTAGAAGCAATGTATGATACAATAAAAAGATACAATATCACTATGTGTGGTTTTGGAGCAGTCGCTGCCCTACTAAATATAGGCTTTAAAAAAGTTGAAATAATTGATCATACTACAAGTGGTGACAAAAGTGGGGATTATAATGCCGTTGTGGGGTATTTATCAGCGGTTTTTGAAGGCTTCTGA